From the Cyanobacteriota bacterium genome, the window ATCAATGGCATCATCATCAACCCTGCTGCCTATACTCATACGAGTGTCGCAATTCGAGATGCGCTTGCAGCAAGTAAAATCTCAACTATTGAAGTTCATCTTTCAAATGTCTACAAACGTGAGGAGTTTAGACACAAATCTATTACAGCACCAGTTTGTCGTGGACAAATTTGCGGCTTTGGAGCAGCCAGCTACACGCTTGCGATGCTTGCTTTTATTGATGCTAACAATAACGACAAGGATTCAAAGGACTTTAGTTCACTAGCCTAGTCTATGCAAAGTGAGACTCTTCTTTTCAAGCGACAAAGCGGTGGACCCTTGCATGTACTCAACTGTTTTCCCAACACTTATGCTGTTGGCATGGCGTCACTTGGCTATCAAACTATTTTCAAGCTCTACGCTTCTAGTCCCAAGACTCATGCCTTCCGTTATTTTACCGATTGGTCAGAAAACCATCCCAAAGATATCGACTTAATGACATTTTCT encodes:
- the aroQ gene encoding type II 3-dehydroquinate dehydratase; the encoded protein is MQILVIHGPNINLLGSREPDTYGSMTMDEINKSIEELGSAHNIQTSFFQSNIEGEIVNKIQEASLSKVINGIIINPAAYTHTSVAIRDALAASKISTIEVHLSNVYKREEFRHKSITAPVCRGQICGFGAASYTLAMLAFIDANNNDKDSKDFSSLA